One Lacticaseibacillus rhamnosus genomic window carries:
- a CDS encoding cysteine desulfurase family protein, which yields MIYFDNSATTKISPDALATYNKVSTDFFGNPSSLHALGTKANEVLQSSRAQIAKLIGAKPDEIYFTSGGTEGDNWVIKGTAMAKREFGRHLITTSIEHPAVINTMKQLEKLGFEVTYLPVDRRGFIHIDDLKAAIRKDTILVSIMAVNNEIGSMQPIVQAARVLDNYPNIHFHVDAVQAVGKGLDAALQDPRIDFLSFSGHKFHAPRGTGFIYAKEGRMLDPLLTGGGQEHDWRSGTENVPAIAAMAKSLRLLLANEDANVARQQAVRKRIFDHVSQKPKVTMFSQLTPDFAPHVLCFAIAGVRGETIVHVFEDHQIYISTTSACSSKKGTESSTLAAMHTDPKIATSAIRVSLDEANTLDEADAFNAAFDTIYAKFAKLDKATV from the coding sequence ATGATTTATTTTGATAATAGTGCAACGACGAAGATTTCGCCTGATGCGTTGGCGACTTATAACAAGGTCAGCACGGATTTTTTTGGGAATCCTAGCAGTTTGCATGCTCTGGGAACTAAAGCAAATGAGGTTTTGCAAAGTTCGCGAGCCCAGATTGCTAAATTAATCGGTGCGAAGCCGGACGAGATTTATTTTACGAGCGGTGGAACGGAAGGCGATAACTGGGTGATTAAAGGCACTGCCATGGCTAAGCGCGAATTTGGCCGTCATCTGATTACGACCAGTATCGAGCATCCGGCTGTGATCAATACGATGAAACAGCTAGAGAAACTGGGATTTGAAGTGACTTATTTGCCGGTTGATCGGCGCGGTTTTATTCATATTGACGATTTGAAAGCGGCTATTCGCAAAGATACGATTTTGGTGTCGATTATGGCGGTTAATAATGAAATTGGCAGTATGCAGCCGATTGTTCAGGCCGCGCGGGTGTTGGATAATTATCCGAATATTCATTTTCATGTCGATGCCGTACAAGCCGTTGGTAAGGGCTTGGATGCAGCGTTGCAAGACCCGCGGATTGATTTTCTCAGTTTTTCCGGTCATAAGTTTCATGCTCCCCGCGGTACCGGCTTTATCTATGCCAAAGAGGGTCGCATGCTTGATCCGTTGCTAACCGGTGGCGGTCAGGAACATGATTGGCGCTCAGGCACGGAAAATGTTCCGGCGATTGCGGCAATGGCCAAGTCGCTGCGCTTACTTTTGGCTAATGAAGATGCTAACGTGGCTCGGCAGCAAGCAGTTCGCAAGCGGATTTTTGATCATGTCAGCCAAAAGCCCAAGGTGACGATGTTTAGTCAGTTAACACCGGATTTTGCCCCACATGTTTTATGTTTTGCCATTGCTGGTGTCCGCGGCGAAACGATTGTTCATGTGTTTGAGGATCATCAGATTTACATTTCCACAACTAGTGCCTGCTCAAGTAAGAAAGGCACGGAAAGCAGTACCTTGGCCGCCATGCATACGGACCCGAAAATTGCCACTTCCGCGATTCGGGTGAGTTTGGATGAAGCTAATACTTTGGATGAAGCGGATGCGTTTAATGCAGCGTTTGATACGATTTATGCAAAGTTTGCCAAGCTTGATAAAGCGACCGTCTAA
- the thiI gene encoding tRNA uracil 4-sulfurtransferase ThiI translates to MQYSEIMVRYGELSTKGKNRQAFIGRLNGNVTRALHEFPNLTIRPKRDRMHIELNGEPSDQVMARLSQVFGIQNFSPSIAVEKDMAKVHEVALQLMNETAPHGISYKVNTRRSDHDFALDTNAMNLDLGDFLTDKRPDLVVKMHHPDMILRVEVRREAIYLSTKTIQGAGGLPVGTAGRAALMLSGGIDSPVAGYYALKRGVDIEMVHFFSPPYTSQQALNKAKQLTAKLTPYVGRIYFIEVPFTEIQEAVKATVPEGYLMTVQRRMMLRLTEAIAKQRGDLAIFNGESVGQVASQTLESMAAINDVTTMPIIRPVATMDKNEIIAEAEKIDTYDLSIMPFEDCCTIFAPPSPKTKPKTDRARYYESKLDVDGLMARALAGIKVQEIKSSDQFLNQDQDVIAELL, encoded by the coding sequence ATGCAATATTCAGAAATTATGGTTCGTTACGGCGAGCTTTCGACCAAGGGAAAAAATCGGCAAGCGTTTATCGGTCGTTTGAACGGTAACGTTACACGAGCGCTGCATGAATTCCCCAACCTCACCATTCGGCCTAAACGTGATCGGATGCACATTGAATTGAATGGCGAGCCTAGTGATCAGGTGATGGCACGACTGTCACAGGTATTCGGCATCCAGAATTTTTCACCAAGTATTGCCGTAGAAAAGGATATGGCAAAAGTCCACGAGGTTGCGTTGCAGCTGATGAATGAAACGGCACCGCACGGCATTAGCTATAAGGTTAATACGCGGCGGAGCGATCATGACTTTGCCTTGGATACCAATGCTATGAATCTTGATTTAGGCGATTTCTTGACGGATAAGCGGCCGGACTTAGTTGTCAAAATGCATCATCCTGATATGATTTTGCGAGTTGAAGTCCGTCGTGAAGCAATTTATTTATCCACTAAAACAATTCAAGGTGCTGGCGGATTGCCGGTTGGAACAGCAGGGCGCGCGGCCTTGATGCTTAGTGGCGGGATTGATTCGCCGGTTGCGGGTTACTATGCGTTAAAACGTGGCGTGGACATTGAAATGGTGCACTTTTTCAGCCCACCTTACACCAGTCAACAGGCGCTGAATAAGGCTAAACAGCTCACGGCCAAGCTGACCCCTTATGTTGGCCGGATTTACTTTATTGAAGTACCATTTACCGAGATTCAGGAGGCAGTCAAAGCAACGGTTCCGGAAGGTTATCTGATGACCGTGCAACGCCGAATGATGTTGCGACTAACCGAAGCGATTGCCAAACAACGTGGCGATCTGGCTATCTTTAATGGTGAGTCAGTCGGCCAGGTGGCTTCGCAGACGCTGGAATCAATGGCTGCAATCAATGATGTCACCACGATGCCGATTATTCGTCCGGTTGCGACCATGGATAAGAATGAGATCATTGCCGAAGCAGAAAAGATCGACACGTATGATTTATCGATCATGCCGTTTGAAGACTGTTGTACTATTTTTGCCCCGCCGTCGCCTAAAACCAAACCAAAGACGGATCGCGCACGGTATTACGAAAGCAAACTTGATGTCGATGGTTTGATGGCGCGCGCGTTGGCCGGAATCAAGGTTCAGGAGATCAAGTCATCTGATCAGTTCCTGAATCAGGATCAGGATGTTATCGCAGAATTGCTTTAA
- a CDS encoding redox-sensing transcriptional repressor Rex: MVVSKQALSQATIKRIPVYYRTVKDLQQTGVKRVRSDRLSKLVHIAPATIRRDFSNFGDLGRSGYGYSVDLLAQVFGELLEVHSEEQMLLVGCGNLGRALLTNNFRRNPDLTIVVGFDTDPQLIGTTIAGVPIFDLTTLAKNIRPGMHTAIVCVPSSAQTSVINQLEANGITAILTFAPKPVPAKPTTTIRYIDLTSELQALLFVDHQKQVSRQVTEPLR; encoded by the coding sequence GTGGTCGTCAGTAAACAAGCGTTATCACAAGCAACGATTAAGCGAATCCCGGTTTATTATCGAACCGTCAAAGATTTGCAACAGACGGGGGTTAAGCGGGTTCGGTCTGATCGGCTAAGTAAGCTGGTTCATATCGCGCCAGCAACCATTCGGCGGGACTTCTCCAATTTTGGCGATTTAGGGCGCAGCGGCTATGGCTATTCGGTTGATTTACTTGCACAGGTGTTTGGCGAGTTATTAGAAGTGCACTCGGAAGAACAGATGTTACTGGTGGGGTGTGGCAACCTCGGACGGGCGTTGTTGACCAATAATTTTCGCCGGAATCCGGATCTGACCATTGTGGTGGGATTCGACACGGATCCGCAGCTCATTGGGACGACAATTGCCGGGGTGCCGATTTTTGATCTCACAACTTTAGCCAAAAATATTCGCCCGGGGATGCATACTGCCATTGTCTGTGTGCCGAGTTCCGCCCAGACCAGCGTTATTAACCAACTTGAGGCTAATGGCATAACCGCTATTTTAACCTTTGCCCCTAAGCCGGTCCCGGCAAAACCGACAACCACGATTCGCTATATTGATCTTACGAGTGAGCTACAGGCGTTATTGTTTGTTGATCATCAAAAACAGGTTTCGCGACAGGTGACGGAACCGTTGCGCTAG
- a CDS encoding valine--tRNA ligase, which translates to MSDETLAPKYDHKAVEEGRYQEWLDEDVFKPSGDKKAKPYSIVIPPPNVTGKLHMGHAWDTTLQDIVIRQKRMQGFDTLWLPGMDHAGIATQAKVEAKLRKEGISRYDLGREKFVQKVWEWKDEFAKTIHGQWAKMGLSLDYSRERFTLDKGLNQAVRRVFVDLYNQGLIYRGEYIVNWDPQARTALSDIEVIHKDDKGAFYHVKYPFADGSGYIEIATTRPETMMGDTAVAVHPGDERYKDMVGKELILPLANRKIPIIEDAYVDPEFGTGAVKITPAHDPNDFQVGNRHDLKRINTMNDDGTMNENAGKYQGMDRFEARKAMVADLDKAGLLLKVEPIVHSVGHSERTGVQVEARLSTQWFVKMKPLAEAAIKAQQEPDKKVTFVPERFEHTYLQWMENIHDWVISRQLWWGHQIPAWYNKQTGETYVGMEAPKDIENWKQDPDVLDTWFSSALWPFSTMGWPNTDAPDYKRYYPTDTLVTGYDIIPFWVARMIFQGLHFTHQRPFQYTLIHGLMRDEQGRKMSKSLGNGIDPMDVIEKYGADALRWFLITGNKPGQDTRFSYKQVEAAWNFINKIWNISRFVMMNLGDLDTPQQPDPSTFDLSDKWLFAQLNETIKQVMDLSARFEFGEMGRTLYNFTWNVFADWYVEMSKEVLYGDDEQAKAAKRVNLAYALDQILRLLHPVMPFVTEKLWLALPHTGKSIVTASYPVANTAFENADATSAMDAIIALIRGVRGIRKEAGAPLKTKVDILVKLTDPALKPIFEQNFDFIDRFVNSKAFTVGTDVAEPKMAGSAVITGATIFVPLNELIDLDEEKAKLTKDAKKLEQEIARIDKKLNNQGFLSKAPEAVVAEQRTKRSDFEDQLTSTKQRLEQLQRA; encoded by the coding sequence GTGAGTGATGAAACGTTAGCACCAAAGTATGATCATAAAGCAGTCGAGGAAGGCCGGTATCAGGAATGGCTTGATGAAGATGTCTTCAAACCAAGTGGTGATAAGAAGGCTAAGCCGTATTCAATCGTGATTCCGCCGCCAAATGTCACCGGTAAGTTACACATGGGGCATGCATGGGATACCACGCTTCAAGACATCGTGATCCGCCAAAAGCGTATGCAGGGGTTTGATACCTTGTGGCTGCCAGGGATGGATCATGCCGGAATCGCCACGCAGGCTAAAGTTGAGGCAAAGTTGCGCAAAGAAGGCATCAGCCGCTATGACTTAGGCCGTGAAAAGTTTGTCCAGAAAGTCTGGGAATGGAAGGACGAATTTGCCAAGACGATTCATGGACAATGGGCCAAAATGGGCTTGTCACTGGATTATAGTCGGGAACGTTTTACTTTGGATAAGGGCCTGAATCAAGCGGTTCGACGGGTGTTTGTTGACCTTTATAACCAGGGTTTGATTTACCGTGGCGAATATATCGTTAACTGGGATCCGCAAGCGCGCACGGCACTATCGGATATTGAAGTCATTCATAAAGACGATAAAGGTGCTTTTTACCATGTAAAATATCCATTCGCGGACGGTAGCGGCTACATTGAGATTGCAACGACGCGTCCGGAAACCATGATGGGTGATACTGCGGTGGCCGTTCACCCAGGCGATGAACGGTATAAAGATATGGTGGGCAAGGAACTTATTTTGCCATTAGCCAATCGCAAAATTCCAATCATTGAAGATGCTTACGTTGACCCTGAGTTTGGAACTGGGGCGGTTAAAATCACGCCAGCCCATGACCCTAACGACTTTCAGGTGGGCAATCGTCATGATTTGAAACGAATTAACACTATGAATGACGATGGCACGATGAACGAAAATGCCGGCAAATATCAAGGAATGGATCGCTTTGAAGCCCGTAAAGCCATGGTGGCTGATTTGGATAAGGCCGGTTTATTGCTTAAAGTTGAACCGATTGTGCACAGTGTCGGCCATAGCGAACGTACCGGCGTTCAAGTTGAAGCACGGTTGTCAACACAATGGTTTGTCAAGATGAAACCATTAGCTGAAGCGGCAATCAAAGCGCAGCAAGAACCGGACAAGAAAGTGACATTTGTTCCTGAGCGGTTTGAACATACCTATTTGCAGTGGATGGAAAATATTCATGACTGGGTTATTTCACGGCAGCTGTGGTGGGGTCATCAGATTCCGGCTTGGTACAACAAGCAGACCGGCGAAACCTATGTCGGGATGGAAGCACCTAAAGACATTGAAAACTGGAAGCAGGATCCTGACGTGTTGGATACCTGGTTTTCAAGTGCGTTGTGGCCATTTTCCACGATGGGGTGGCCGAATACCGATGCGCCGGATTACAAGCGTTATTACCCAACAGATACCTTAGTGACCGGCTATGATATCATTCCATTCTGGGTTGCGCGGATGATTTTCCAAGGGTTGCATTTTACCCATCAACGGCCGTTCCAGTACACCTTGATTCACGGGTTAATGCGTGATGAACAAGGCCGGAAGATGAGTAAGTCACTGGGTAATGGGATTGACCCGATGGATGTGATTGAAAAATACGGCGCCGATGCCTTGCGGTGGTTCCTGATTACCGGTAATAAACCGGGACAGGATACACGGTTTAGCTATAAACAGGTTGAAGCAGCTTGGAATTTCATCAATAAGATTTGGAACATTTCCCGATTTGTGATGATGAACCTAGGCGACTTGGATACGCCGCAACAGCCAGATCCAAGTACCTTTGATTTGTCCGACAAATGGCTTTTTGCGCAATTGAACGAAACCATCAAGCAGGTAATGGATTTGTCGGCGCGGTTTGAATTTGGTGAAATGGGTCGAACCCTGTATAACTTCACCTGGAATGTTTTCGCGGACTGGTACGTTGAAATGAGTAAGGAAGTGCTTTACGGCGATGATGAGCAGGCCAAAGCAGCCAAGCGCGTCAACCTTGCTTATGCACTGGATCAGATTTTACGGCTATTGCACCCAGTGATGCCGTTTGTGACGGAAAAACTATGGTTGGCGTTACCGCATACGGGCAAATCAATTGTGACGGCGAGCTATCCAGTGGCAAACACTGCCTTTGAAAATGCTGACGCTACCAGTGCAATGGATGCGATCATTGCGCTCATCCGCGGCGTTCGCGGAATCCGTAAAGAGGCCGGCGCTCCGCTTAAGACCAAAGTCGATATTCTCGTTAAATTGACGGATCCTGCTTTGAAACCAATCTTTGAACAGAACTTTGACTTTATCGATCGGTTCGTCAATAGTAAAGCCTTCACGGTTGGAACCGATGTGGCCGAGCCTAAAATGGCGGGCAGTGCGGTGATCACAGGCGCCACCATTTTCGTACCGCTCAATGAATTAATTGATTTGGACGAGGAAAAGGCCAAACTGACTAAAGACGCTAAGAAGCTTGAGCAAGAAATTGCCCGAATTGACAAGAAGCTCAATAACCAAGGCTTCTTATCCAAAGCACCGGAAGCGGTTGTTGCAGAACAACGCACTAAGCGCAGTGATTTTGAAGATCAGCTAACGAGCACTAAGCAACGGTTGGAACAATTACAACGAGCTTAA
- a CDS encoding folylpolyglutamate synthase/dihydrofolate synthase family protein, whose protein sequence is MNYTESVAYIHSFPRLAKTGDHRRILTLLHALGNPQQQGRYIHVTGTNGKGSAANAIAHVLEASGLTVGLYTSPFIMRFNERIMIDHEPIPDAALVNAVAFVRAALERLQQQQADFNVTEFEFITALAYWYFRQRQVDVAVIEVGIGGDTDSTNVITPVVSVLTEVALDHQKLLGHTITAIAKHKAGIIKRGIPVVTGNLVPDAAAVVAAKVATTGSQWLRFDRDFSVPKAKLHGWGQRFTYEDQDGRISDLEVPLVGDYQQRNMAIAIQTAKVYAKQTEWPLTPQNIRQGLAASHWPARLEKISDTPLIVIDGAHNPDGINGLITALKQLFSQPITVIAGILADKDYAAMADRLTAAFSTVYLVPVPGTPRALPEAGYEALHEGRLKDSWQEALAASLNDVPDQPIVITGSLYLASAVRQTLLGGKS, encoded by the coding sequence ATGAATTACACAGAAAGCGTTGCCTACATTCATTCTTTTCCGCGTTTGGCCAAGACCGGTGACCATCGGCGGATTTTAACGTTATTACATGCACTCGGCAATCCGCAGCAACAAGGGCGGTATATTCACGTGACTGGTACTAATGGAAAAGGCTCAGCCGCTAATGCGATTGCACATGTCCTTGAGGCAAGCGGTTTGACAGTCGGGTTATATACCTCGCCGTTTATCATGCGGTTTAATGAACGGATCATGATTGACCATGAACCGATTCCGGATGCTGCGTTAGTCAATGCGGTTGCGTTTGTCAGGGCTGCACTGGAGCGGCTTCAGCAGCAACAAGCTGATTTTAACGTGACGGAATTTGAATTCATTACCGCGCTGGCGTATTGGTATTTTCGTCAGCGTCAGGTTGATGTTGCGGTGATTGAAGTCGGTATTGGCGGCGACACGGATTCGACCAATGTCATCACGCCGGTTGTCAGTGTTTTGACCGAGGTTGCTTTAGATCACCAGAAGTTGCTGGGGCATACGATTACGGCGATTGCCAAGCATAAGGCCGGTATTATCAAACGGGGTATTCCGGTTGTAACCGGTAACTTGGTGCCGGATGCTGCTGCCGTTGTCGCAGCCAAGGTCGCGACAACAGGGAGTCAATGGTTGCGTTTTGACCGCGATTTTTCGGTTCCTAAGGCTAAGCTTCACGGTTGGGGCCAACGGTTTACTTATGAAGACCAAGATGGACGTATTAGTGATTTGGAGGTGCCGTTGGTTGGCGATTACCAGCAACGTAATATGGCAATTGCGATTCAAACGGCAAAAGTGTATGCCAAGCAGACAGAATGGCCTTTGACGCCCCAGAATATTCGCCAAGGGCTTGCTGCCAGTCATTGGCCAGCCCGACTCGAAAAGATAAGTGATACGCCTTTGATCGTCATTGACGGGGCGCACAATCCGGATGGCATCAATGGTTTGATTACGGCGCTAAAGCAACTTTTTTCCCAACCCATTACTGTTATTGCCGGCATCTTGGCGGATAAAGACTATGCGGCGATGGCGGATAGGCTGACCGCGGCATTTTCCACGGTTTATCTGGTTCCGGTGCCGGGGACGCCGCGCGCCTTGCCTGAGGCTGGTTATGAGGCGCTGCACGAAGGTCGGTTAAAGGATTCGTGGCAGGAAGCATTGGCGGCGAGTCTTAATGATGTGCCGGATCAGCCGATTGTGATCACCGGTTCGCTGTATTTAGCCTCAGCTGTTCGTCAAACTTTATTAGGGGGAAAATCATGA
- a CDS encoding HAD family hydrolase codes for MTATVIFDLDGTLVNTEALYLKSNVKAAAVLGLHRTEADFRPLVGSAGPSEAKIIADLVGADHAAWFQQFSTQDVLDQIRSGADFVLPGADKTLQTLDQMGYRLALATSSAKHYVDVVLAATGWVKRFDPILTGSDVTAHKPDPEIYHVMKTKLPETPAIVVEDTHVGVAAAEGAGLPVVMIPGIGQGPDHKATAILAAITDLPDWLQNHPTFA; via the coding sequence ATGACCGCAACAGTCATCTTTGATCTTGACGGGACACTGGTTAACACTGAAGCACTTTACCTTAAAAGTAATGTTAAAGCCGCGGCAGTATTGGGACTGCACCGGACAGAAGCTGATTTTCGGCCATTAGTTGGATCTGCCGGACCAAGTGAAGCTAAAATCATTGCCGATTTGGTTGGGGCCGATCATGCCGCATGGTTCCAGCAATTTTCAACCCAGGATGTTTTGGACCAGATTCGCAGCGGTGCCGATTTTGTCTTACCCGGAGCTGACAAAACGTTGCAGACGCTTGATCAGATGGGTTATCGGTTAGCGTTGGCAACAAGTAGTGCCAAACATTACGTTGACGTGGTGTTGGCTGCAACTGGTTGGGTGAAGCGGTTTGACCCGATTCTGACTGGCAGTGATGTGACGGCACACAAACCTGATCCGGAAATTTATCACGTGATGAAAACCAAGTTGCCTGAGACACCGGCGATTGTCGTTGAAGATACGCATGTGGGTGTGGCCGCAGCAGAAGGGGCTGGACTCCCGGTCGTTATGATTCCAGGCATCGGTCAAGGGCCGGATCATAAGGCGACCGCGATTTTAGCTGCGATCACGGATTTACCTGACTGGCTGCAAAATCACCCTACCTTTGCGTAA
- the radC gene encoding RadC family protein, with translation MADATEQPRERLLAHGPQALTDAELLQLIVRAGNQHYPVQEIVSEVLTTYPALRGLAEGDGDSLDHIRGLGAAKRASILAGVELGRRVMRRQSVRYGQIKNSEQLGKTMVSRFAGANQESMLILFLDVKNQIITEQIVAIGTVDSALADPRVVFREALKLSATNLIMVHNHPSGDPSPSQADRDTTTRFQLAAALLGMHLLDHLIIGRQSYYSFARDDPEFN, from the coding sequence ATGGCAGATGCGACTGAACAACCACGTGAGCGTTTATTGGCGCATGGACCACAGGCACTGACGGATGCGGAATTATTGCAATTGATTGTGCGCGCAGGCAACCAGCACTATCCGGTCCAGGAAATTGTCAGTGAGGTGTTGACCACTTATCCTGCATTACGAGGCTTAGCAGAAGGTGATGGTGATTCACTGGACCATATTCGCGGACTGGGCGCGGCTAAACGGGCCAGCATTTTGGCGGGTGTGGAGTTAGGACGGCGGGTCATGCGTCGTCAATCGGTTCGATATGGGCAGATCAAAAATAGCGAGCAACTGGGTAAAACGATGGTGTCACGCTTTGCCGGAGCTAATCAGGAATCCATGTTGATTTTATTTTTGGATGTCAAGAATCAGATCATCACGGAACAAATCGTGGCAATTGGAACGGTGGATTCAGCCTTAGCCGATCCGCGGGTGGTGTTTCGGGAAGCATTAAAGCTAAGCGCCACGAATTTGATCATGGTGCACAATCATCCCAGTGGTGATCCTTCTCCGAGTCAGGCCGATCGTGATACAACAACGCGATTTCAGCTGGCGGCAGCGTTACTCGGCATGCACTTGCTTGACCACTTGATCATCGGGCGGCAGTCGTATTATTCGTTTGCGCGCGATGATCCGGAATTTAATTAA
- a CDS encoding rod shape-determining protein, translated as MFGFGSKNIGIDLGTANTLVYVDGKGIVLNEPSVVAKNTQTEEVIAVGEEARDMIGRTPTNIVAIRPMKDGVIADYDTTAAMLKYFMQKALGNGSHPQVMICVPSGVTEVEKRAVIDAAKVAGARDAFVIEEPYAAAIGAGLPVMDPTGSMVVDIGGGTTDVATISLGGIVSSRSIRVAGDKFDEAIINHLRQNFNLLIGERTAEAMKIQIGSASVEKAADIDGMTVRGRDLLSGLPKTIDISATDIASAIHENVLDIITAIKETLEETSPEIAADVIDHGIVLTGGGALLKHLPDVISDETKVPVFIAQDPLDCVAIGTGESLKNIDVLKKR; from the coding sequence TTGTTTGGATTTGGATCAAAGAATATCGGGATCGATCTTGGCACCGCAAATACCTTAGTTTACGTCGACGGCAAGGGCATTGTGTTAAATGAGCCCTCCGTAGTCGCGAAGAATACCCAGACGGAAGAAGTCATTGCCGTTGGTGAAGAAGCCCGCGACATGATCGGTCGTACCCCGACCAATATCGTGGCGATCCGACCAATGAAAGATGGGGTCATCGCTGACTACGACACAACTGCGGCCATGTTAAAATACTTCATGCAAAAGGCATTAGGTAACGGCAGCCACCCGCAAGTGATGATTTGTGTGCCAAGCGGCGTGACGGAAGTTGAAAAACGGGCCGTTATTGACGCTGCAAAAGTCGCAGGAGCACGCGATGCTTTCGTCATTGAAGAACCTTACGCTGCTGCAATCGGTGCCGGTCTGCCGGTTATGGACCCGACCGGTAGTATGGTTGTTGATATTGGCGGCGGGACCACTGATGTCGCAACGATTTCATTAGGCGGTATTGTTTCGAGTCGCTCGATTCGGGTGGCTGGTGACAAGTTTGATGAAGCCATCATCAATCATTTACGCCAGAACTTTAATTTGCTCATCGGCGAACGTACGGCTGAAGCCATGAAGATTCAAATTGGTTCGGCATCGGTTGAAAAGGCTGCCGATATCGATGGGATGACCGTGCGCGGACGTGATTTATTGAGCGGCCTGCCAAAGACCATCGACATTTCGGCCACGGATATTGCATCTGCTATTCACGAAAACGTGCTTGATATCATCACGGCGATTAAAGAAACACTGGAAGAAACCTCACCAGAAATCGCTGCCGATGTCATTGATCATGGGATTGTGTTGACAGGCGGCGGTGCGCTTTTGAAGCATTTACCGGATGTCATTTCCGATGAGACCAAAGTACCGGTCTTCATTGCGCAGGATCCGCTAGATTGTGTGGCAATCGGCACTGGTGAATCGTTGAAGAATATTGACGTTTTAAAGAAGCGTTAA
- the mreC gene encoding rod shape-determining protein MreC has product MQKFFSNKKLIALMIALLVSLGLVAGSIYASNNRNTPPFIQRIANDVVGIGGRLVALPGDFARNGLDDINNLMDTFQENQRLKQQLDNLAQTKVQVQTLKRENKQLKQQLKLNGTLTDYAQISAAVILRTPSDWRNMVVINQGSAAGVKKGMPVMAGSGLIGRVVEVNRTSSKVEMLSTANKSSDRIAAAVETKGEKEVNGIITGYDEKTGDLILGELNTDTAIKKGDEVVTSGLGGMTPKGLLIGKVASVKKDDYGLANTVYLDPAANLNDVTVVTVISRTIKGD; this is encoded by the coding sequence ATGCAGAAATTCTTTTCCAACAAAAAATTGATCGCCCTCATGATCGCATTGCTGGTCAGTCTTGGTCTGGTCGCTGGATCAATCTATGCGAGCAATAATCGCAATACGCCGCCGTTTATTCAGCGGATTGCCAATGATGTTGTTGGCATCGGTGGGCGGTTAGTCGCGTTGCCGGGAGATTTTGCCCGCAATGGATTAGATGACATCAATAATCTCATGGATACGTTTCAGGAGAATCAGCGCCTCAAGCAACAGCTGGATAATTTAGCGCAGACAAAGGTGCAGGTACAAACTTTAAAACGCGAAAATAAGCAGTTGAAGCAACAGTTGAAACTTAACGGTACTTTGACGGATTACGCGCAGATCAGTGCTGCTGTCATTTTACGAACACCGAGTGACTGGCGCAACATGGTCGTTATTAACCAAGGAAGTGCCGCCGGGGTTAAGAAGGGCATGCCGGTTATGGCAGGTTCCGGCTTGATTGGCCGTGTCGTTGAGGTCAATCGGACGAGTTCAAAAGTTGAGATGCTATCAACGGCCAATAAATCCAGTGACCGGATTGCGGCGGCCGTTGAGACCAAAGGCGAAAAAGAAGTTAACGGCATCATTACCGGATATGACGAAAAAACCGGTGATTTGATTCTCGGCGAGCTGAATACGGATACCGCGATTAAAAAAGGCGATGAGGTGGTTACCAGTGGCTTAGGTGGCATGACACCTAAAGGATTACTGATTGGCAAAGTCGCCAGCGTCAAGAAAGATGACTATGGTCTGGCCAACACCGTTTATTTGGATCCCGCCGCAAATCTAAACGATGTCACCGTTGTAACCGTCATCTCACGTACGATCAAAGGTGACTAA
- the mreD gene encoding rod shape-determining protein MreD produces MLNEKHFTGHWWIFLLLLLLLLIDGSLASVLAQWIMQPNFMGTPQLTLLGLVMVTLLVPQEKYITWIAALIGLLFDSFYTGILGINALLFALVIYVVRQIRPYIPHTPIFVGMVYIIALLLYGVASYAANHFIGYGSASVVMLIANHLGPGLTVNLILFVIVYGPLHRLLMNLAEE; encoded by the coding sequence ATGTTAAACGAAAAACATTTCACAGGACATTGGTGGATCTTTTTACTGCTGCTTTTGTTATTATTAATTGATGGCAGCCTAGCATCAGTGCTGGCACAGTGGATCATGCAGCCGAACTTTATGGGGACGCCGCAATTGACCTTGTTAGGGTTAGTCATGGTGACGTTGTTGGTGCCGCAAGAAAAGTATATAACCTGGATTGCGGCATTGATTGGGTTGCTATTCGACAGTTTTTACACGGGCATTCTAGGGATTAATGCGTTACTGTTTGCCTTGGTCATTTACGTGGTTCGCCAGATTCGGCCGTATATCCCGCACACGCCGATTTTTGTTGGTATGGTTTATATTATTGCTTTGTTGCTCTATGGGGTTGCCAGTTATGCTGCGAATCATTTTATTGGCTACGGATCTGCCAGTGTTGTTATGCTGATAGCGAATCATTTAGGGCCGGGATTAACGGTCAATCTCATTCTTTTTGTGATTGTCTATGGTCCATTACATCGATTGTTGATGAATTTAGCGGAAGAATAA